Proteins encoded in a region of the Carassius gibelio isolate Cgi1373 ecotype wild population from Czech Republic chromosome B5, carGib1.2-hapl.c, whole genome shotgun sequence genome:
- the LOC127958752 gene encoding tuberin isoform X4 — MLKKELSIFSDPGSHYQTSRGPVPLKLGSLTDGKMNKQPSKESLRDHFKRIFGLGQTRSHSKQTESKASEFIITLDILMELTPEYSLNHRIRVINQVCELAKSKKFEEHAVEAVWKAVEDMMHPEQPAEARHAVLLLLRAIIQGQVHISNTLPTTTHQCGEQHSRFPPDLLVQGERLGPLRAHFFKIVLDYQPCNEDLAERLEVFKALTENGKDVTHLEEEIAGFVLLWMDIGLSADFLHVLVNLVKFNSCYLDENISLMVQKICLLCNRTTSSTDIEVALQVLDAVVCYNCLPSDSLTVFIITLCRTVNVKEFCESCWKLMRKVLGTHLGHSAVYTMCRIMEESVYSEDAALLRGAVFFVGMALWGAHRLPDLKITPTLVLPSFYKAMSCANEVVSYEIVLSISRLIKKYGRELQVVTWDVLLSIVERLLQQIQTMGSPDLKVIVYELLSTVEELYEQNDFLGSSQTLFSLVEKCADKRPDASVLTLISYRAQSIQPAKDGWLQNLLKLMEKFFRNESRTVIRIKVLDILSFVLSTNRQLYEEELIEVVVIPQLGQIAEDRDLSVRKQATQLLVDLAEGCSTHHFSSLLDIIEKVASRPLTCSLEGEREMSVESPMEDVRTAVLGLLDILQSKLYSLPASHASRVYELLISHLQLHYKNRYFSAIGSSIRLQVFDFLLMMRADSLHHLGVPNKDGVLRFSPYCHCDDGESEKRVAEKKTTGSVSPPTGSPTPAAPPSSIRTAYLPYSLAFSVLLQCLKMETDWKVLKLVLDKMSITIQYKVLILTSPCKIDHLCSTLCSTVSDRLISERLKKTPDGFSLTDVQLAVVPVLTALTSYHSHLEQSRQRELVQCLEKGLIYRCAKQCVVALTMCTVEMPDIMIKLLPALIVKLTHISATVAMASPMLEFLSTLVRLPHLYANFVAEQYVSVFAISLPYTNPSKFNQYIVSLAHHVIAMWFIRCRLPFRKDFVQYITKGLRSNALLPFDDTHEQSSFRARSTSLNERPKSGDCFSHPNH; from the exons ATGTTAAAGAAGGAGTTGTCAATCTTCTCTGACCCAGGGAGCCACTACCAGACATCCAGAGGCCCTGTGCCCCTCAAATTAG GGTCTCTCACAGATGGGAAGATGAACAAGCAGCCCAGTAAAGAGTCTCTGCGGGACCATTTCAAGAGGATCTTTGGCCTCGGTCAGACTCGCTCCCACAGCAAACAGACCGAGAGCAAAGCCTCAGAGTTCATCATCACGCTGGACATCCTGATG GAACTCACTCCAGAGTACAGCCTGAACCACCGGATCAGAGTCATCAACCAAGTGTGCGAGCTCGCCAAATCCAAGAAGTTTGAGGAG catgCGGTGGAGGCCGTGTGGAAGGCCGTGGAGGACATGATGCATCCTGAGCAGCCGGCTGAAGCCCGTCATgcagtgctgctgctgctgagagCCATTATACAGGGACAGGTGCACATTTCGAACACCTTACCAACCACAACGCATCAATGCGGCGAACAGCACTCACGCTTTCCTCCTGATCTTCTTGTGCAGGGTGAGCGCTTGGGTCCGCTCAGAGCGCACTTCTTTAAGATCGTTTTGGACTATCAGCCCTGTAATGAAGATCTGGCCGAGAGACTGGAGGTGTTCAAGGCCCTCACGGAGAACGGGAAAGACGTCACCCACCTAGAGGAGGAGATCG CTGGGTTCGTCTTGCTGTGGATGGACATCGGTCTGTCAGCAGACTTCCTGCATGTCCTCGTGAACTTGGTCAAATTCAACTCCTGCTACCTGGATGAGAACATCTCCCTCATGGTCCA GAAAATCTGCCTTCTGTGTAACCGGACGACTTCCTCCACTGATATTGAG gttgcgCTGCAGGTGTTGGACGCGGTGGTGTGTTATAACTGCCTGCCCTCGGACTCTCTGACGGTGTTCATCATCACTCTGTGCCGAACCGTTAACGTGAAGGAGTTCTGTGAGTCCTGCTGGAAG TTGATGCGTAAAGTGTTGGGGACACACCTGGGTCACAGTGCCGTATACACCATGTGCCGGATCATGGAGGAGAG cgtgtACAGTGAGGACGCCGCTCTTCTCAGGGGTGCTGTGTTTTTTGTTGGGATGGCGCTGTGGGGCGCTCACAGACTTCCTGACCTCAAAATCACGCCCACTCTGGTCCTGCCCTCCTTCTACAAG GCCATGAGCTGTGCTAATGAGGTGGTGTCCTACGAGATCGTGCTGTCGATCTCACGACTCATCAAGAAGTACGGCCGCGAGCTGCAGGTCGTGACGTGGGACGTCCTGCTGTCCATCGTAGAGAGACTCCTGCAGCAgatacag ACGATGGGCAGCCCTGATCTGAAGGTGATAGTTTATGAGTTACTGAGCACCGTGGAGGAGCTGTACGAGCAGAACGACTTCCTCGGATCCTCACAGACGCTCTTCAGTCTGGTGGAGAAGTGTGCTGATAAACGCCCC GATGCGTCTGTGCTGACGCTGATCTCCTACCGAGCTCAGTCCATCCAGCCGGCCAAAGACGGATGGCTGCAGAACCTGCTCAAACTCATGGAGAAGTTCTTCAG GAACGAGAGCCGGACTGTGATCAGGATCAAGGTCCTGGACATCCTGTCTTTCGTGCTCAGCACAAACCGCCAGCTCTATGAG GAGGAGCTGATCGAGGTGGTGGTGATTCCTCAGCTGGGTCAGATCGCTGAAGATCGAGATCTGTCCGTCAGGAAACAGGCCACGCAGCTGCTGGTGGATCTGGCCGAGGGCTGCAGCACGCATCACTTCAGCAGTCTGCTCGACATCATCGAGAAG GTCGCTAGTCGTCCGTTAACGTGTTctctggagggagagagagagatgtcagtGGAGTCTCCCATGGAGGACGTCCGCACCGCTGTACTGGGTCTGCTGGACATCCTTCAG agtAAACTGTACAGTCTGCCGGCCAGTCACGCCAGCCGCGTGTACGAGCTGCTGATCTCTCATCTGCAGCTTCACTACAAGAACAGATACTTCAGTGCCATCGGGAGCTCCATACGCCTCCAG GTCTTTGATTTCTTACTGATGATGAGGGCAGACTCTCTTCATCATCTGGGTGTCCCCAATAAAGATGGGGTCCTGAGGTTCAGCCCATACTGTCACTGTGACGACGG AGAGTCGGAGAAAAGAGTGGCTGAGAAAAAGACGACAGGAAGTGTGTCTCCGCCGACAGGAAGTCCGACACCGGCGGCTCCGCCCTCCTCCATACGCACGGCCTATCTGCCCTACAGCCTGGCCTTCAGCGTGCTGCTACAGTGCCTGAAGATg GAGACTGACTGGAAGGTGCTGAAGCTGGTTCTGGATAAGATGTCCATCACCATCCAGTACAAAGTCTTGATCCTGACGTCACCCTGCAAAATTGATCATCTATGCTCGACCCTCTGCTCAACG gtgagcGACCGTCTGATATCGGAGCGACTGAAGAAGACTCCTGATGGATTCTCCCTCACTGATGTTCAGCTCGCTGTGGTTCCTGTTCTCACCGCCCTCACCTCGTACCACAGCCACCTGGAGCAGTCCCGACAG AGGGAGCTGGTGCAGTGTTTGGAGAAGGGGCTGATCTATCGCTGTGCTAAGCAGTGTGTGGTGGCTCTGACCATGTGCACCGTAGAGATGCCCGACATCATGATCAAGCTCCTGCCTGCCCTCATCGTCAAGCTCACGCACATCTCAGCCACCGTGGCCATGGCCTCGCCCATGCTGGAGTTCCTGTCCA CATTAGTGCGGCTCCCACATCTGTATGCTAACTTCGTAGCTGAGCAGTATGTTAGCGTGTTTGCTATATCATTGCCATACACCAACCCCTCAAA GTTTAATCAGTACATAGTGTCTCTCGCCCATCATGTGATCGCCATGTGGTTCATACGCTGCAGACTGCCCTTCAGGAAAGACTTCGTTCAGTACATCACCAAG GGTCTCCGTTCAAACGCTCTTCTGCCGTTCGATGACACTCACGAGCAGAGCAGCTTCAGAGCGCGCAGCACCAGCCTGAACGAGAGGCCcaagag TGGTGACTGTTTCTCACATCCAAACCATTAA
- the LOC127958752 gene encoding tuberin isoform X2: MLKKELSIFSDPGSHYQTSRGPVPLKLGSLTDGKMNKQPSKESLRDHFKRIFGLGQTRSHSKQTESKASEFIITLDILMELTPEYSLNHRIRVINQVCELAKSKKFEEHAVEAVWKAVEDMMHPEQPAEARHAVLLLLRAIIQGQGERLGPLRAHFFKIVLDYQPCNEDLAERLEVFKALTENGKDVTHLEEEIAGFVLLWMDIGLSADFLHVLVNLVKFNSCYLDENISLMVQKICLLCNRTTSSTDIEVALQVLDAVVCYNCLPSDSLTVFIITLCRTVNVKEFCESCWKLMRKVLGTHLGHSAVYTMCRIMEESVYSEDAALLRGAVFFVGMALWGAHRLPDLKITPTLVLPSFYKAMSCANEVVSYEIVLSISRLIKKYGRELQVVTWDVLLSIVERLLQQIQTMGSPDLKVIVYELLSTVEELYEQNDFLGSSQTLFSLVEKCADKRPDASVLTLISYRAQSIQPAKDGWLQNLLKLMEKFFRNESRTVIRIKVLDILSFVLSTNRQLYEEELIEVVVIPQLGQIAEDRDLSVRKQATQLLVDLAEGCSTHHFSSLLDIIEKVASRPLTCSLEGEREMSVESPMEDVRTAVLGLLDILQSKLYSLPASHASRVYELLISHLQLHYKNRYFSAIGSSIRLQVFDFLLMMRADSLHHLGVPNKDGVLRFSPYCHCDDGESEKRVAEKKTTGSVSPPTGSPTPAAPPSSIRTAYLPYSLAFSVLLQCLKMETDWKVLKLVLDKMSITIQYKVLILTSPCKIDHLCSTLCSTVSDRLISERLKKTPDGFSLTDVQLAVVPVLTALTSYHSHLEQSRQRELVQCLEKGLIYRCAKQCVVALTMCTVEMPDIMIKLLPALIVKLTHISATVAMASPMLEFLSTLVRLPHLYANFVAEQYVSVFAISLPYTNPSKFNQYIVSLAHHVIAMWFIRCRLPFRKDFVQYITKGLRSNALLPFDDTHEQSSFRARSTSLNERPKSLRMTKVAKQGPSANSPVRDLKDLSAMDAFRSRSISVSEHAVRR, translated from the exons ATGTTAAAGAAGGAGTTGTCAATCTTCTCTGACCCAGGGAGCCACTACCAGACATCCAGAGGCCCTGTGCCCCTCAAATTAG GGTCTCTCACAGATGGGAAGATGAACAAGCAGCCCAGTAAAGAGTCTCTGCGGGACCATTTCAAGAGGATCTTTGGCCTCGGTCAGACTCGCTCCCACAGCAAACAGACCGAGAGCAAAGCCTCAGAGTTCATCATCACGCTGGACATCCTGATG GAACTCACTCCAGAGTACAGCCTGAACCACCGGATCAGAGTCATCAACCAAGTGTGCGAGCTCGCCAAATCCAAGAAGTTTGAGGAG catgCGGTGGAGGCCGTGTGGAAGGCCGTGGAGGACATGATGCATCCTGAGCAGCCGGCTGAAGCCCGTCATgcagtgctgctgctgctgagagCCATTATACAGGGACAG GGTGAGCGCTTGGGTCCGCTCAGAGCGCACTTCTTTAAGATCGTTTTGGACTATCAGCCCTGTAATGAAGATCTGGCCGAGAGACTGGAGGTGTTCAAGGCCCTCACGGAGAACGGGAAAGACGTCACCCACCTAGAGGAGGAGATCG CTGGGTTCGTCTTGCTGTGGATGGACATCGGTCTGTCAGCAGACTTCCTGCATGTCCTCGTGAACTTGGTCAAATTCAACTCCTGCTACCTGGATGAGAACATCTCCCTCATGGTCCA GAAAATCTGCCTTCTGTGTAACCGGACGACTTCCTCCACTGATATTGAG gttgcgCTGCAGGTGTTGGACGCGGTGGTGTGTTATAACTGCCTGCCCTCGGACTCTCTGACGGTGTTCATCATCACTCTGTGCCGAACCGTTAACGTGAAGGAGTTCTGTGAGTCCTGCTGGAAG TTGATGCGTAAAGTGTTGGGGACACACCTGGGTCACAGTGCCGTATACACCATGTGCCGGATCATGGAGGAGAG cgtgtACAGTGAGGACGCCGCTCTTCTCAGGGGTGCTGTGTTTTTTGTTGGGATGGCGCTGTGGGGCGCTCACAGACTTCCTGACCTCAAAATCACGCCCACTCTGGTCCTGCCCTCCTTCTACAAG GCCATGAGCTGTGCTAATGAGGTGGTGTCCTACGAGATCGTGCTGTCGATCTCACGACTCATCAAGAAGTACGGCCGCGAGCTGCAGGTCGTGACGTGGGACGTCCTGCTGTCCATCGTAGAGAGACTCCTGCAGCAgatacag ACGATGGGCAGCCCTGATCTGAAGGTGATAGTTTATGAGTTACTGAGCACCGTGGAGGAGCTGTACGAGCAGAACGACTTCCTCGGATCCTCACAGACGCTCTTCAGTCTGGTGGAGAAGTGTGCTGATAAACGCCCC GATGCGTCTGTGCTGACGCTGATCTCCTACCGAGCTCAGTCCATCCAGCCGGCCAAAGACGGATGGCTGCAGAACCTGCTCAAACTCATGGAGAAGTTCTTCAG GAACGAGAGCCGGACTGTGATCAGGATCAAGGTCCTGGACATCCTGTCTTTCGTGCTCAGCACAAACCGCCAGCTCTATGAG GAGGAGCTGATCGAGGTGGTGGTGATTCCTCAGCTGGGTCAGATCGCTGAAGATCGAGATCTGTCCGTCAGGAAACAGGCCACGCAGCTGCTGGTGGATCTGGCCGAGGGCTGCAGCACGCATCACTTCAGCAGTCTGCTCGACATCATCGAGAAG GTCGCTAGTCGTCCGTTAACGTGTTctctggagggagagagagagatgtcagtGGAGTCTCCCATGGAGGACGTCCGCACCGCTGTACTGGGTCTGCTGGACATCCTTCAG agtAAACTGTACAGTCTGCCGGCCAGTCACGCCAGCCGCGTGTACGAGCTGCTGATCTCTCATCTGCAGCTTCACTACAAGAACAGATACTTCAGTGCCATCGGGAGCTCCATACGCCTCCAG GTCTTTGATTTCTTACTGATGATGAGGGCAGACTCTCTTCATCATCTGGGTGTCCCCAATAAAGATGGGGTCCTGAGGTTCAGCCCATACTGTCACTGTGACGACGG AGAGTCGGAGAAAAGAGTGGCTGAGAAAAAGACGACAGGAAGTGTGTCTCCGCCGACAGGAAGTCCGACACCGGCGGCTCCGCCCTCCTCCATACGCACGGCCTATCTGCCCTACAGCCTGGCCTTCAGCGTGCTGCTACAGTGCCTGAAGATg GAGACTGACTGGAAGGTGCTGAAGCTGGTTCTGGATAAGATGTCCATCACCATCCAGTACAAAGTCTTGATCCTGACGTCACCCTGCAAAATTGATCATCTATGCTCGACCCTCTGCTCAACG gtgagcGACCGTCTGATATCGGAGCGACTGAAGAAGACTCCTGATGGATTCTCCCTCACTGATGTTCAGCTCGCTGTGGTTCCTGTTCTCACCGCCCTCACCTCGTACCACAGCCACCTGGAGCAGTCCCGACAG AGGGAGCTGGTGCAGTGTTTGGAGAAGGGGCTGATCTATCGCTGTGCTAAGCAGTGTGTGGTGGCTCTGACCATGTGCACCGTAGAGATGCCCGACATCATGATCAAGCTCCTGCCTGCCCTCATCGTCAAGCTCACGCACATCTCAGCCACCGTGGCCATGGCCTCGCCCATGCTGGAGTTCCTGTCCA CATTAGTGCGGCTCCCACATCTGTATGCTAACTTCGTAGCTGAGCAGTATGTTAGCGTGTTTGCTATATCATTGCCATACACCAACCCCTCAAA GTTTAATCAGTACATAGTGTCTCTCGCCCATCATGTGATCGCCATGTGGTTCATACGCTGCAGACTGCCCTTCAGGAAAGACTTCGTTCAGTACATCACCAAG GGTCTCCGTTCAAACGCTCTTCTGCCGTTCGATGACACTCACGAGCAGAGCAGCTTCAGAGCGCGCAGCACCAGCCTGAACGAGAGGCCcaagag TTTGCGGATGACCAAAGTGGCGAAGCAAGGCCCCAGCGCAAACTCTCCCGTTAGAGACCTGAAAGATCTGTCGGCCATGGACGCCTTCCGCTCCCGAAGCATCAGTGTGTCCGAGCATGCGGTGCGCAGGTAG
- the LOC127958752 gene encoding tuberin isoform X1, with amino-acid sequence MLKKELSIFSDPGSHYQTSRGPVPLKLGSLTDGKMNKQPSKESLRDHFKRIFGLGQTRSHSKQTESKASEFIITLDILMELTPEYSLNHRIRVINQVCELAKSKKFEEHAVEAVWKAVEDMMHPEQPAEARHAVLLLLRAIIQGQVHISNTLPTTTHQCGEQHSRFPPDLLVQGERLGPLRAHFFKIVLDYQPCNEDLAERLEVFKALTENGKDVTHLEEEIAGFVLLWMDIGLSADFLHVLVNLVKFNSCYLDENISLMVQKICLLCNRTTSSTDIEVALQVLDAVVCYNCLPSDSLTVFIITLCRTVNVKEFCESCWKLMRKVLGTHLGHSAVYTMCRIMEESVYSEDAALLRGAVFFVGMALWGAHRLPDLKITPTLVLPSFYKAMSCANEVVSYEIVLSISRLIKKYGRELQVVTWDVLLSIVERLLQQIQTMGSPDLKVIVYELLSTVEELYEQNDFLGSSQTLFSLVEKCADKRPDASVLTLISYRAQSIQPAKDGWLQNLLKLMEKFFRNESRTVIRIKVLDILSFVLSTNRQLYEEELIEVVVIPQLGQIAEDRDLSVRKQATQLLVDLAEGCSTHHFSSLLDIIEKVASRPLTCSLEGEREMSVESPMEDVRTAVLGLLDILQSKLYSLPASHASRVYELLISHLQLHYKNRYFSAIGSSIRLQVFDFLLMMRADSLHHLGVPNKDGVLRFSPYCHCDDGESEKRVAEKKTTGSVSPPTGSPTPAAPPSSIRTAYLPYSLAFSVLLQCLKMETDWKVLKLVLDKMSITIQYKVLILTSPCKIDHLCSTLCSTVSDRLISERLKKTPDGFSLTDVQLAVVPVLTALTSYHSHLEQSRQRELVQCLEKGLIYRCAKQCVVALTMCTVEMPDIMIKLLPALIVKLTHISATVAMASPMLEFLSTLVRLPHLYANFVAEQYVSVFAISLPYTNPSKFNQYIVSLAHHVIAMWFIRCRLPFRKDFVQYITKGLRSNALLPFDDTHEQSSFRARSTSLNERPKSLRMTKVAKQGPSANSPVRDLKDLSAMDAFRSRSISVSEHAVRR; translated from the exons ATGTTAAAGAAGGAGTTGTCAATCTTCTCTGACCCAGGGAGCCACTACCAGACATCCAGAGGCCCTGTGCCCCTCAAATTAG GGTCTCTCACAGATGGGAAGATGAACAAGCAGCCCAGTAAAGAGTCTCTGCGGGACCATTTCAAGAGGATCTTTGGCCTCGGTCAGACTCGCTCCCACAGCAAACAGACCGAGAGCAAAGCCTCAGAGTTCATCATCACGCTGGACATCCTGATG GAACTCACTCCAGAGTACAGCCTGAACCACCGGATCAGAGTCATCAACCAAGTGTGCGAGCTCGCCAAATCCAAGAAGTTTGAGGAG catgCGGTGGAGGCCGTGTGGAAGGCCGTGGAGGACATGATGCATCCTGAGCAGCCGGCTGAAGCCCGTCATgcagtgctgctgctgctgagagCCATTATACAGGGACAGGTGCACATTTCGAACACCTTACCAACCACAACGCATCAATGCGGCGAACAGCACTCACGCTTTCCTCCTGATCTTCTTGTGCAGGGTGAGCGCTTGGGTCCGCTCAGAGCGCACTTCTTTAAGATCGTTTTGGACTATCAGCCCTGTAATGAAGATCTGGCCGAGAGACTGGAGGTGTTCAAGGCCCTCACGGAGAACGGGAAAGACGTCACCCACCTAGAGGAGGAGATCG CTGGGTTCGTCTTGCTGTGGATGGACATCGGTCTGTCAGCAGACTTCCTGCATGTCCTCGTGAACTTGGTCAAATTCAACTCCTGCTACCTGGATGAGAACATCTCCCTCATGGTCCA GAAAATCTGCCTTCTGTGTAACCGGACGACTTCCTCCACTGATATTGAG gttgcgCTGCAGGTGTTGGACGCGGTGGTGTGTTATAACTGCCTGCCCTCGGACTCTCTGACGGTGTTCATCATCACTCTGTGCCGAACCGTTAACGTGAAGGAGTTCTGTGAGTCCTGCTGGAAG TTGATGCGTAAAGTGTTGGGGACACACCTGGGTCACAGTGCCGTATACACCATGTGCCGGATCATGGAGGAGAG cgtgtACAGTGAGGACGCCGCTCTTCTCAGGGGTGCTGTGTTTTTTGTTGGGATGGCGCTGTGGGGCGCTCACAGACTTCCTGACCTCAAAATCACGCCCACTCTGGTCCTGCCCTCCTTCTACAAG GCCATGAGCTGTGCTAATGAGGTGGTGTCCTACGAGATCGTGCTGTCGATCTCACGACTCATCAAGAAGTACGGCCGCGAGCTGCAGGTCGTGACGTGGGACGTCCTGCTGTCCATCGTAGAGAGACTCCTGCAGCAgatacag ACGATGGGCAGCCCTGATCTGAAGGTGATAGTTTATGAGTTACTGAGCACCGTGGAGGAGCTGTACGAGCAGAACGACTTCCTCGGATCCTCACAGACGCTCTTCAGTCTGGTGGAGAAGTGTGCTGATAAACGCCCC GATGCGTCTGTGCTGACGCTGATCTCCTACCGAGCTCAGTCCATCCAGCCGGCCAAAGACGGATGGCTGCAGAACCTGCTCAAACTCATGGAGAAGTTCTTCAG GAACGAGAGCCGGACTGTGATCAGGATCAAGGTCCTGGACATCCTGTCTTTCGTGCTCAGCACAAACCGCCAGCTCTATGAG GAGGAGCTGATCGAGGTGGTGGTGATTCCTCAGCTGGGTCAGATCGCTGAAGATCGAGATCTGTCCGTCAGGAAACAGGCCACGCAGCTGCTGGTGGATCTGGCCGAGGGCTGCAGCACGCATCACTTCAGCAGTCTGCTCGACATCATCGAGAAG GTCGCTAGTCGTCCGTTAACGTGTTctctggagggagagagagagatgtcagtGGAGTCTCCCATGGAGGACGTCCGCACCGCTGTACTGGGTCTGCTGGACATCCTTCAG agtAAACTGTACAGTCTGCCGGCCAGTCACGCCAGCCGCGTGTACGAGCTGCTGATCTCTCATCTGCAGCTTCACTACAAGAACAGATACTTCAGTGCCATCGGGAGCTCCATACGCCTCCAG GTCTTTGATTTCTTACTGATGATGAGGGCAGACTCTCTTCATCATCTGGGTGTCCCCAATAAAGATGGGGTCCTGAGGTTCAGCCCATACTGTCACTGTGACGACGG AGAGTCGGAGAAAAGAGTGGCTGAGAAAAAGACGACAGGAAGTGTGTCTCCGCCGACAGGAAGTCCGACACCGGCGGCTCCGCCCTCCTCCATACGCACGGCCTATCTGCCCTACAGCCTGGCCTTCAGCGTGCTGCTACAGTGCCTGAAGATg GAGACTGACTGGAAGGTGCTGAAGCTGGTTCTGGATAAGATGTCCATCACCATCCAGTACAAAGTCTTGATCCTGACGTCACCCTGCAAAATTGATCATCTATGCTCGACCCTCTGCTCAACG gtgagcGACCGTCTGATATCGGAGCGACTGAAGAAGACTCCTGATGGATTCTCCCTCACTGATGTTCAGCTCGCTGTGGTTCCTGTTCTCACCGCCCTCACCTCGTACCACAGCCACCTGGAGCAGTCCCGACAG AGGGAGCTGGTGCAGTGTTTGGAGAAGGGGCTGATCTATCGCTGTGCTAAGCAGTGTGTGGTGGCTCTGACCATGTGCACCGTAGAGATGCCCGACATCATGATCAAGCTCCTGCCTGCCCTCATCGTCAAGCTCACGCACATCTCAGCCACCGTGGCCATGGCCTCGCCCATGCTGGAGTTCCTGTCCA CATTAGTGCGGCTCCCACATCTGTATGCTAACTTCGTAGCTGAGCAGTATGTTAGCGTGTTTGCTATATCATTGCCATACACCAACCCCTCAAA GTTTAATCAGTACATAGTGTCTCTCGCCCATCATGTGATCGCCATGTGGTTCATACGCTGCAGACTGCCCTTCAGGAAAGACTTCGTTCAGTACATCACCAAG GGTCTCCGTTCAAACGCTCTTCTGCCGTTCGATGACACTCACGAGCAGAGCAGCTTCAGAGCGCGCAGCACCAGCCTGAACGAGAGGCCcaagag TTTGCGGATGACCAAAGTGGCGAAGCAAGGCCCCAGCGCAAACTCTCCCGTTAGAGACCTGAAAGATCTGTCGGCCATGGACGCCTTCCGCTCCCGAAGCATCAGTGTGTCCGAGCATGCGGTGCGCAGGTAG